A part of Gemmatimonas groenlandica genomic DNA contains:
- a CDS encoding DUF1569 domain-containing protein — MTPTYANLFDHAEADAAIRRIEALTPDSTPLWGKMSVAQMLAHCSVAYDMVYSGQYPRPNPLLRWVLRTMVKDKVVGPAPYPRSSPTAPAFRIKDARDFSSERARLIAYVRRVAGDGTSAFEGRESPSFGPLTAAEWNVLFSKHLDHHLTQFGV; from the coding sequence ATGACGCCCACGTATGCCAATCTGTTCGATCACGCAGAAGCGGACGCCGCCATCCGCCGCATCGAGGCGCTGACGCCTGACAGCACGCCGCTCTGGGGGAAGATGTCGGTCGCCCAAATGCTGGCGCACTGCAGCGTGGCCTACGACATGGTCTACAGCGGACAGTACCCACGACCCAATCCGCTGCTGCGCTGGGTATTGCGTACCATGGTGAAGGACAAGGTCGTGGGACCGGCGCCGTATCCACGCAGCTCCCCCACCGCGCCGGCTTTCCGTATCAAGGATGCGCGCGATTTCTCATCGGAGCGCGCCCGCCTGATCGCATATGTCCGACGCGTCGCAGGCGACGGGACCTCAGCGTTCGAAGGTCGGGAATCGCCGTCGTTCGGACCGCTCACGGCCGCCGAGTGGAACGTGCTCTTCTCGAAGCACCTCGATCATCATCTCACGCAGTTTGGCGTGTAG
- a CDS encoding type II toxin-antitoxin system Phd/YefM family antitoxin, translating into MPTIPISEAKARLAALVREVAASGEGYVISVNGHPMAELRPFVPVPTPGRFKDAIRFSDDAFAPLSNEDAEASGL; encoded by the coding sequence ATGCCGACCATCCCGATCTCCGAAGCGAAAGCCAGGCTGGCCGCCCTCGTGCGGGAAGTCGCGGCATCCGGCGAGGGCTACGTGATCAGCGTGAACGGCCACCCCATGGCCGAGCTGCGCCCCTTCGTGCCCGTTCCCACACCTGGGCGCTTCAAAGACGCGATTCGCTTCAGCGATGACGCCTTTGCGCCGCTTTCCAACGAGGATGCCGAAGCCTCGGGGCTATGA
- a CDS encoding type II toxin-antitoxin system VapC family toxin — translation MTDLVQPLLLDTVAFIFWHADSPRLSPAARRAMLEAPQRTVYVSAASAFEIATKVRLGKLTVPPAMLNDFAYVVAADGFRLLDVDAASAIRAGQLESDHRDPFDRLISAQALALKGAVVTNDAAFADLGVDVFW, via the coding sequence ATGACCGATCTTGTTCAGCCGCTGCTGCTCGACACGGTCGCGTTCATCTTCTGGCACGCCGATAGTCCGCGCCTGTCGCCAGCAGCGCGTCGCGCCATGCTGGAGGCGCCACAGCGCACGGTGTACGTGAGCGCCGCCAGCGCCTTCGAGATCGCGACCAAGGTGCGACTCGGGAAACTCACGGTCCCTCCGGCCATGCTCAACGACTTTGCGTACGTCGTTGCAGCGGATGGTTTTCGATTGCTCGACGTCGATGCGGCGTCGGCGATTCGCGCGGGTCAACTCGAGAGCGACCATCGCGACCCCTTCGATCGACTAATCAGTGCGCAGGCACTCGCCCTCAAGGGAGCCGTCGTGACCAACGACGCCGCCTTCGCCGACCTTGGCGTCGACGTGTTCTGGTAG
- a CDS encoding response regulator transcription factor: MTERPHPVRIFVDVADPWTRRVLRDALGSHADVRFVSTAAAADVRVVSAPEGTGGNLRLPETSEIDAGTSGNGAASALSDRERDVLQALSEGLSNAAIGVRLGISRSTVKFHLAAVFEKLGVHRRAEAVAAGIRRGDVLL; encoded by the coding sequence ATGACCGAACGGCCCCATCCGGTTCGCATCTTTGTCGATGTCGCCGACCCTTGGACGCGACGCGTGTTGCGCGACGCACTAGGCTCCCATGCCGATGTCCGCTTTGTCTCGACCGCTGCCGCCGCTGACGTGCGTGTTGTCAGCGCCCCTGAGGGAACGGGTGGGAATCTGCGCCTGCCGGAAACGAGCGAGATCGACGCCGGCACGAGCGGCAATGGCGCAGCCTCAGCTCTGTCTGATCGCGAGCGCGACGTGCTGCAGGCCTTGTCCGAAGGCTTGAGCAATGCCGCCATCGGCGTCCGGCTCGGCATCAGCCGCAGTACGGTCAAGTTTCACTTGGCCGCCGTCTTCGAAAAACTTGGCGTGCATCGCCGCGCCGAAGCCGTGGCGGCAGGCATTCGGCGTGGTGATGTGCTGCTGTAG
- a CDS encoding S1C family serine protease, with protein sequence MPTESSATSTIDLQSAQVDGGHMIAHATAGVVHVEAGEGRSTHSGAGVVWARDANGRCLIVSNAHVVTHEPITLTGADGVTRRATLVARDTVRDLALVSCDDAPASWRPVPPADKAPLRVGQVVMAVGHPLGVRHAITTGVVHAIGPLRSDAELPLPQRALPWAQLDVRLAPGNSGGPVVDAHGAMVGVSTMIARGLGLAVPIADVDAFVARVGATARLAHGWSRGWRAR encoded by the coding sequence ATGCCGACGGAGAGTTCGGCGACGTCCACCATCGACCTGCAGAGCGCGCAGGTCGATGGTGGGCACATGATTGCGCACGCCACCGCCGGCGTGGTCCATGTTGAGGCGGGCGAAGGCCGAAGCACGCACAGCGGCGCTGGCGTCGTGTGGGCGCGCGACGCGAACGGGCGATGTCTTATCGTCTCCAACGCGCATGTGGTGACACACGAGCCGATCACGCTCACGGGTGCTGACGGCGTCACGCGCCGGGCAACGTTGGTCGCCCGTGACACCGTCCGGGACCTGGCGTTAGTCTCCTGTGATGACGCGCCTGCCAGTTGGAGACCCGTGCCGCCTGCCGACAAAGCACCGTTGCGTGTCGGACAGGTGGTCATGGCGGTCGGACATCCCCTGGGCGTTCGACATGCCATCACGACCGGAGTCGTCCATGCCATTGGACCGCTGCGCAGCGATGCCGAGTTGCCCTTGCCGCAACGGGCATTGCCGTGGGCGCAGTTGGATGTGCGCTTGGCACCCGGCAACTCGGGTGGACCAGTCGTGGATGCGCATGGCGCGATGGTTGGCGTGAGCACGATGATCGCTCGTGGGTTGGGGCTCGCGGTACCCATCGCCGACGTGGACGCCTTTGTGGCGCGTGTTGGCGCCACCGCTCGCTTGGCCCATGGGTGGTCACGCGGGTGGCGAGCCCGATGA